The sequence below is a genomic window from Aulosira sp. FACHB-615.
TCTTTAGACTCTCGCCATAATACGGAAATTTTTGAGGCGGAAGAGAATGGTAAGCGCAAGGTAATGAAAGTTTTAAAGTCTTCAGATCCTAAAGCAGTTGAGTTGCTGGAGCGAGAAACGCTGACCCTGCAATTATTTGCTCATCCAGGGATTCCTAGAGTGGTAGATGATGTAATTAGTGTGACCCCCAATAATAGCACTCTTGAACTGCATTGTTTAGTAATGCAGTTCATTGAAGGGCAGAATTTAGAGGAATGGGTAGAAGAAAACGGGAAAATCTCTCAAGAACTAGCAATAGGTTGGTTGAAGCAGCTAGTAGAAATTATTGATGAAGTGCATAGAACAGGATATTTTCATCGAGATATTAAACCTTCTAACATAATTTTGCAACCGAATGGACAGTTGGTTCTAGTTGACTTTGGCGGAGTAAGAGAAGTAACAAATACTTATTTAGCGAAAGTCAGTGGAGTGGGTGGAAACGATATAGGATTGGGTGGAAATTATGAAATTACCGTACTTTACAGTGCTGGATACACACCTTTGGAGCAGATAAACGGTCAGGCAGTGCCACAATCAGATTTCTATGCCTTGGGAAGGACTTTTGCATACTTAGTAACAGGGATAGGATTAACTAACTTGCCAACAGATCAAGAAACAACAAGGTTGATCTGGAGAAATAAAGCCCCACAAATTGAGAAACCTTTAGCTGACTTGTTGGATGATATGATGGCTCCAGCCCCAGGGAAGCGTCCGGCAGCAGCTAAATTTATATTGCAAAGATTAGATAATTTGGAGATCCAATCCAAAATCTATCGAATTGTCAAAACACCAATATTTAAACTTAGTGCCAGTATTTTATTTATATTAAGCTTGTTGGGTATAAGCTATCTATCATTACCGTTAGTAGCAAATCATTACTTAGAGCAAGGAAAGAAAGCTCAAAAAGAAAACAGGTTATCGGAAGCTGAGAATCAATTTCAATTAGCAGTAAAACTGAAACCTAATACAAGGCAAGCAATCTCGCAATATTATTTAGAACAAGCAGATAGAAGAAATATTCCTTTAACTGACTCTAGAAAGTATTATGAATTAGCGATTAAATATAATCCAAAAAATGATGTAGCTTATAATAACTTAGCATTATTATGTCAGCAACTACATGATATTGATTGTGTAGAGAAGAACTATCAAGTATTATTTAAGCTGAAACCTAATTCATGGACAGGACACTATGGATTAGGAAGTTTTTATGATAATAACGGTGAATATAAATTGGCTATTGAGCAATATCAGTTAGCAATAGAAAGCAGTGAAGAAGCGATATATGCAATTAGTAATTTAGCAAGATTACAAGTTATAGAAGGGAAATATGATAAAGCGATTGCTTTAGTTGTACAGGGATTAAAGAAAACTCAAGAAACTGAATTGCAAGCAGCTTTATATAAAACTTGGGGTTGGGCGGAATTAGAGCAAAAGAATTATGTTCAAGCTAAAAAATATTTAGAAAACTCAAGACAATTATACCCAAGAACAGATACTTATTGCTTACTAGCACAAGTGCAAGAAAAAAATAATGCGGCTCAAGATGCACGACTTTCATGGGAGGCGTGTTTATTAGCTCAGTCGAGTTTGCCAGAGGTTCAGCAATGGCGACAACAATTTTTAGATCGTACTTTAGGAAAAGTCATACCGAAGTCTTCTCCTTAAACATAAAAGTTGTTCTTGAGTTCATGTAAGCTAACAGTTGAAGGTAGCTAAACGAGAAAATTAATGTTCCTGGGATTACTCACCCAAAAATTTGTCAAGGCTAGAGTTTCAATGGTTTCATTAGTATTGATGACTCTAAATTGTTCCGTAGCAATGGGTCAACCTCAACCAATGGCAAAGGATTCTTGTACTAATTCAATAGCGAGAATTTACAACGAGGGAGATCGCTATTTACCCAAAGGCAGTTT
It includes:
- a CDS encoding protein kinase domain-containing protein codes for the protein MAYCINPSCKHRQNPDDVQKCLNCGTELLIDERFRLMKPLCSLDSRHNTEIFEAEENGKRKVMKVLKSSDPKAVELLERETLTLQLFAHPGIPRVVDDVISVTPNNSTLELHCLVMQFIEGQNLEEWVEENGKISQELAIGWLKQLVEIIDEVHRTGYFHRDIKPSNIILQPNGQLVLVDFGGVREVTNTYLAKVSGVGGNDIGLGGNYEITVLYSAGYTPLEQINGQAVPQSDFYALGRTFAYLVTGIGLTNLPTDQETTRLIWRNKAPQIEKPLADLLDDMMAPAPGKRPAAAKFILQRLDNLEIQSKIYRIVKTPIFKLSASILFILSLLGISYLSLPLVANHYLEQGKKAQKENRLSEAENQFQLAVKLKPNTRQAISQYYLEQADRRNIPLTDSRKYYELAIKYNPKNDVAYNNLALLCQQLHDIDCVEKNYQVLFKLKPNSWTGHYGLGSFYDNNGEYKLAIEQYQLAIESSEEAIYAISNLARLQVIEGKYDKAIALVVQGLKKTQETELQAALYKTWGWAELEQKNYVQAKKYLENSRQLYPRTDTYCLLAQVQEKNNAAQDARLSWEACLLAQSSLPEVQQWRQQFLDRTLGKVIPKSSP